The genomic interval ataaatgattatgattccccttacaaaccccccaaaaaccttacaaacaccgtacgactcgataactgcccttataaatgattatgattccccttacaaaccccccaaaaaccttacaaacaccgtacgactcgtacggtgtttgtaaggttttttgggggtttgtaaggggaatcataatcatttataagggcagttatcggcagaggttgacaggtatggaatacATATGTGAATATGCTACAGGGACGCGCTGTTCTTCACGTGGCACTACGGAACCGTTCCAATACACCCATAGTGGTGGACGGTAAAGATGTGATGCCGGAGGTTAATAAAGTTCTGGACAAGATGAAGAACTTCTGCCATGTGAGTTCAATCCTATATTAAGAATTATGATTTATTATATTAAGAATCATGATTTCAACTGCCGGTGTTTTTGCAGAGGGTTCGAAGCGGTCAGTGGAAAGGCTACACGGGGAAGACCATCACCGACGTTGTTAATATCGGAATCGGGGGATCGGATCTTGTGAGTCAAATTTTCATCGCACAAACTGAACTGTTGAATCCAAATGTCCAGTTCTCATTTGTTGGGGATTGCTACAGTCAAATCtttaggtaccgtattttctcgcatataagccggatttgtaactaaaaaaaatgatgactgaatcaagggtacggcttatgtccgcacaagacttgctatactctttttggattggattggattggattggataactttattcattccgtattcgggaaatttcattgtggcagtagcaagagggtgattagacagaacaacaaagcaaaagcacaaagtacaaagcaaatcaaagtaaatgggatcattgagaatcaccaaatcaaatcattacaacagaaaagcagcaaaaacacaaaacgagcaagagtggacggtagatgtcggcaaagtaatatttactatttgttggttatttgcTGTTTTGCGgtgagaaaacaaccattactggatacattaattccttatgatattgaccctaataatgtgcttttgattcatagagtatctcagaaacaccatatttcttaagatttttccttcaaagtaacaaatgtgtactcctattaaaaccatgaatatggacgtgaaaattgtgaatcagggggcggcttatacgcgagaaattgcaaaattaaacgattttaaggccattttaaaggtgcggcttatatgcgagtaaatacggtagtttaaacAGGGCTTTAAGATTGGCTTTCATAGCTGTCCACTATTTGAGGGAGCAGACAAGTGTAGGCTGAGAATGAAAGTGTTTCCTGTCCTCTTCAAAATGTCCAGATAACAACTTGCTAGGTAGCTTGCCGTATAAGCTAATCTATGTTTGTGCTCTGTTTTGCATCTGTTAAGTGGGAGGGACCTCCTACTGGATGCAAAAAGTTTCTACTAAGTCAAATGAAGTCCACCAAACCTTGAATATTTCTGacattttgggattttttcatgtaaatttgaCTTGTATCTTGAATCTGTGGAACGGTAGGGCCCCCTGATGGTGACAGAAGCCCTGAAACCATACTCCAAGGACGGACCCGCCGTGTGGTTTGTGTCCAATATCGACGGGACACACATCGCCAAGACCCTCGCGCAACTCAACGCTGAGACCACCCTCTTTATCATCGCTTCTAAGGTAGCTACAAAAGTCTTTAGTTTTCTTCTATGTTGTATTCAGCAATAATTGGTAAACAACAATCAAAAGTTGAATTGGTTTATCCAATAGGATAATGGTAACATTTGTATGATATGCTTTATTTGTGAGTTACAATATTTGGTGGAATCAGAGTAACAGGGTGGGAAATTTGTACTGTTAGCATTTTTTCTGGAGTAGAAGCTAGCTGTTACTCGGTGATAATTATCTTATTCTGATCATATCGTACAATGAGACATCAAACTGAAAAATAGAAGCAAGAAAATAAACCATCCCTTTGCTATATTGTTACATTGCTTTATACTATGCTAGGCTACGTTACTTTATGTTGCATTACTCTTtcaatgttttcaatttttgagATTAGATACGTTGATTCatcccttattcgggaaatttcactgtcacagtagcaagagggttagaatacagacacaggaaaagacattgtagacataaacaaataggtaataagtaagttaataaataaaaaatgaataaataaataaatgaataaataaatacatacacacaaataaatacaaaaataaactaactaacaaacacacacaaacaaacaaataaatgaataaataagcgtgttgtccATGATACTATATAATGTCTATTAAAACTTTGattaattataataaatatttaacTATCTCTAAACTTTTtggtatttatttcaaaatattttcaagtaCAAATTTTCTCTCAGAATCCCGTTTCCTCAAAAACTGCACATTTGAGTAGTTTTTCCGATGTGGATTATCAAATGacctccaattctggaatgacccagTTTCCCGTTTTCACAAGTAGAAAAGACAGCTATGTCTTTGACgaccattttctttttttttttgtcagacctTCACCACTCAAGAGACCATCACCAACGCCGAGTCGGCCAAAGCATGGTTCCTCGAGCACGCAAAAGACGTACGTGAGCGCAAGCATTCTCGTCTATTTTTTAGCGCACCCCAAAAAAACGTACACTATTTGGCCATTTTTCCGCAGAAAGGTGCCGTGGCCAAACACTTTGTCGCTCTGTCCACCAATGGCGTAAGTCACACACACTGATCTGAATCTGTTACCGGGGAGGTTCCATCTCATCGACTTCTTGCCATTTTATCTTTCAGCCCAAAGTAAAGGACTTTGGTATCGACACCGAGAACATGTTTGAGTTCTGGGACGTGAGTGCTCTTTCCGCCCGGCTATATTTACGGCAGAACTTTTTGAATGCAGCTGCCGAGTAATCAGAGGCCCTCCCCTCGGTTATTATTGGTGGTGACCTTCTCCCTTGCAGAGGTTATCGTACAGGCCGGCCAATAGATAAAGGTCATAGCATAGAGCTGTGTTCCGTTGCTATTTTCAGGGCGGGTGCTACAATATGGCTTTTATGGCTATCTTGTGATTTGagttgaaatgcattttttaaatggtgaTATGTTTTGTCCTTTCAGTGGGTTGGAGGGCGCTTCTCGCTGTGGTCAGCCATTGGAATGGCCATCGCTTTGCACATCGGTACGTAGGGCCGCAGATATCGACGATTTCATTGTTCGAGGAATTTATTTCTGAATTATTTCAGATCATCGAATAACAAATGCCTGACATAATCATTTTTGAGGTAAAATAAGTCCTCATGGTTGCAATAACATTGATTCTGGCGACAAAATTGCGGGCAGAACAAAAATTTTATGCTCTATGTGAGCTTATTACCATCATGCACAGTACATTTAATGTGCATTCTATACCTCtgttcaattcatttattaatacagaatgcttaatgttttttttgacaaatcatGTTTGGCTGTTCTGATACactacatatagatatatataattgtgaggtcaaatcaaatcaaaagcctttattgtcgttATACAACAGCTGTGCATAATGAAATTaggcagctgttgtataatgacaataaaggcttttgatttgatttgatttgacctCACAAAAGTGTAGCAGAACAGCCAATCATCATTtgtcaaaaaacatttaacattctgtattaataaatgaattgaacacTTAAATGAACTATTTACGTGTGTAATGCTTTTAACATATTCCCACCGACACAAATTGAGAATAAATTACACAGCATGTCAAAAGTAAGCACATTACCTTAACTAGCCGCTATTTTGCCTAGCAAGTATAATATACATGAACCGTATGTACTAGCATACCAATTAGCCACTCGCAACTAGCGCTCTGTATGTACTAGCATAGCAATTAGCCACTCGCAACTAGCGCTCTGTATGTACTAGCATAGCAATTACCCACTCGCAACTAGCGCTGTAGTATGTACTAGCATAGCAATTAGCCACTCGCAACTAGCGCTCTGTATGTACTAGCATAGCAATTACCCACTCGCAACTAGCGCTAGCCTAGTGCTAACCACTAATTAGAATATTTAAACAAGCACAAcccaaacaaaatattttttatgacttCTCTAACAAAACATAGTTTGTCAAAATAATATATTAGAGCATAATTAAGCATTAAGGCGTTACCTATAACGTGGTATGTTATAGTTAAGTATGTCATACTTACCAGGGCATAACATGAGTATTCACTCGACGACCACAACTCTTCACATCAACATATAAGCACAATTCTTTGTCCTAACAAGAAAGAAATTAATTAGACATCGATATTAATCATATAATCCTAGTTTTATGTGATTTATACATGACATTTCATACCAGAAGCTTGTTCTGCTGATTCCAGATGCTCATGGGAGGAGCCTCAAAATGTGCCGAGTTGAGTTGTCATATTTTCTGTTGCCGCCAGAGGGCACTGTATCCTCTCTAACCAAGAAAAATATAAACAGCACTTCCAAAACAAACCATTATTTTGCAACTAATCAAACGATTTTCCAAAGCAGCAAAATTGAATTCGATTTTCTAATCGAAAGACTCGATTTAATCATAGTTAATCTGGCTATTCAAAGGGCCAGGAGACTGtaaatcatttttcaaaaaaattataataattatctaAATAATCTAAAACATGTACGCAGGTTAAATTTTGAAACATACTTTTCTCTTGGTTAGGCTTTGACAACTTTGAGAAGCTTCTATCAGGCGCTCACTGGATGGTAGGTGTCCGAATTTACTCGCGGAGAAATCCCTGGGCACACCCGCACAATTTCCCTTCTGCAGGACCAGCATTTCCGCACAGCTCCCCTGGACAAAAACGCTCCGGTTCTACTGGCTATGTTGGGTATTTGGTACATCAACTTCTTCCACACGGAGACCCACGCCTTGTTGCCTTATGACCAGTACATGCACCGCTTTGCTGCATACTTCCAGCAGGTtaactcccccaaaaaatacattttcttggcTTTAAACGTTCATTTTCATACGTTCACACCGCTTTTTCCCACACAGGGCGACATGGAGTCCAACGGCAAATATGTCACCAAGCACGGCGCACGGGTAAATTACCACACGGGTCCCATTGTATGGGGCGAGCCTGGCACTAATGGCCAACATGCATTCTACCAACTTATCCATCAAGGTACTTGGAcctgaaaacaaaatatatgtaaCGTATTTTCACTGCATAAAACGCACAGTTTGAGAGCGCGCAGCCATGAATactcagtttttaatagatctaaaacaatgtttattttagctttttttaaatatatttttagattttacaaaatgatttttgaactaaaaatacagaaaatattgattaaaaaaagacaattattaatttaaatgggggaaaaatcaggaaatttaatatacatccatactctttattttaatttgatcctaaaacagaaagtcggcactcatgatttactttcccgggccacacaaaatgatgcagctggccagatttggcccccgggccgccactttgacacatgtgatgtaaaaAGTGGGTGTGTTTCGTTTACCTATTTGGACCACTAGAGTGTAATAATGAGTAGACTGTTTCAAATGCAACACTTGAATGATAAAGGAAAAGAACATAGTATTTTGATACCGATATAGACGTTACGCCCTCCGAAGGAAACCATAACTAcaattattttgtgtttgtcaTTAAGGAACACGCATGGTGCCGTCCGATTTCCTCATCCCGGCGCAGTCCCAGCACCCCGTCAGGGACAACCTCCATCACAAGGTAACATAACAGTCTTGGCAACAGCTTTTCGTCCCAGAAGAaggatttatttcaaataatacTGCTTTTTGGCAGATCCTGATGGCCAACTTCCTGGCCCAGACGGAGGCCCTCATGAGGGGGAAGACCACCGAGGAGGCCAGGAAGGAACTGGAGACCAGCGGGCTGACTGGAGACCATCTGGAGAAGATTCTGCCGCACAAAGTTAGCTATAAACACCCACCATAGTTTACGTTCCATCCCCTGTTGTCGTCTTGTTGTCTTGCTAGGTTTTCCAAGGAAACCGGCCCACCAATTCCATCATCTTCAAGAAACTGACCCCGTACATGCTTGGTGCCCTCATAGGTGAGAGAATATTCATGACAAGAAAGGGGCAATCATAATTAtgggatgttttattttttttatagctatGTATGAGCATAAGATCTTCATCCAGGGTTTGATGTGGGAGATTAACAGCTTTGACCAGTGGGGGTGAGCgttatatttttcttatttaccAATATTACTATGAATATTTTTGACTATAATTTTTGTCGTTTGTGGGTAGGGTGGAACTGGGAAAACAACTGGCAAAGAAGATCGAGCCGGAGCTGCAGGACGCCGTGGAGGTCCATTCGCATGACGCGTCCACCAACGGACTCATCAACTTCCTCAAGAAGAATTTCGCCTGAGCTTCTTGCTCTCGTCAAGATTGTCGTTATTAATAACAATTTCCACGATAAGCACTGTGCACGTTTGTACCATGTATTGAATAAAAGA from Stigmatopora argus isolate UIUO_Sarg chromosome 2, RoL_Sarg_1.0, whole genome shotgun sequence carries:
- the gpib gene encoding glucose-6-phosphate isomerase b, with protein sequence MGLTQDPVFQQLQEWYSAHALNLNMRHLFEGDKERFHKFSLTLQTEDGDILLDYSKNLITDEVMKMLIDLAKSRGMDVAREAMFTGDKINFTEGRAVLHVALRNRSNTPIVVDGKDVMPEVNKVLDKMKNFCHRVRSGQWKGYTGKTITDVVNIGIGGSDLGPLMVTEALKPYSKDGPAVWFVSNIDGTHIAKTLAQLNAETTLFIIASKTFTTQETITNAESAKAWFLEHAKDKGAVAKHFVALSTNGPKVKDFGIDTENMFEFWDWVGGRFSLWSAIGMAIALHIGFDNFEKLLSGAHWMDQHFRTAPLDKNAPVLLAMLGIWYINFFHTETHALLPYDQYMHRFAAYFQQGDMESNGKYVTKHGARVNYHTGPIVWGEPGTNGQHAFYQLIHQGTRMVPSDFLIPAQSQHPVRDNLHHKILMANFLAQTEALMRGKTTEEARKELETSGLTGDHLEKILPHKVFQGNRPTNSIIFKKLTPYMLGALIAMYEHKIFIQGLMWEINSFDQWGVELGKQLAKKIEPELQDAVEVHSHDASTNGLINFLKKNFA